A single region of the Lotus japonicus ecotype B-129 chromosome 4, LjGifu_v1.2 genome encodes:
- the LOC130712682 gene encoding transcription factor MYB119-like — translation MDQSAIDMFLWNQHSSFSHQPLVENNIARSNNVASVFGEEFSNFPFSGGSTQGLLWPNTQESCFVDEFLPKEEPLECTSINQNPMLCMTVMDVTPINGKGVGRRSTKKESSMPLIKGQWTYEEDMKLISLVNQYGETKWGKIGDMLEGRAGKQCRERWYNHLRPDIKKGSWSEEEEKVLVATHAKMGNRWADIANLIPGRTENGVKNHWNATKRRLNSNRKNKKAAQSSNGKPHSSILEDYIRSKTLTCTNPTTSPMSSVSNRALLLFEDLSSNSYDANLEFLDPSDSIDTEVLFMQKMFKENQNQESFFNVEASNLNKMTSTSHLAFCQTDGVHDVTQCGFVYPFQYPDNMHLGDNNFLHRETVTQPMNYLPSDLYGSPLFNL, via the coding sequence ATGGATCAATCAGCCATAGATATGTTCTTATGGAACCAACATAGCTCTTTCTCTCACCAGCCACTAGTAGAGAATAACATAGCAAGGAGCAACAATGTTGCAAGTGTTTTTGGTGAGGAGTTCTCCAATTTTCCTTTTTCTGGCGGTTCGACCCAAGGGCTTCTCTGGCCCAACACTCAAGAGTCATGCTTTGTTGATGAGTTTTTGCCAAAGGAAGAGCCTTTGGAGTGCACAAGCATCAACCAAAACCCCATGTTGTGTATGACAGTCATGGATGTTACACCCATCAATGGGAAAGGGGTTGGAAGAAGGAGTACTAAGAAAGAGTCTTCTATGCCTTTGATCAAAGGACAGTGGACCTATGAAGAAGACATGAAATTGATTAGTTTGGTGAATCAATATGGGGAAACAAAATGGGGTAAAATAGGTGATATGTTAGAAGGAAGGGCTGGCAAGCAATGTCGCGAGAGATGGTATAATCATTTGCGCCCTGACATTAAGAAAGGTAGTtggagtgaagaagaagagaaggtcCTTGTAGCTACCCATGCCAAGATGGGAAACCGTTGGGCTGATATAGCAAACCTTATTCCAGGAAGAACCGAGAACGGCGTAAAGAACCACTGGAATGCAACTAAGAGGAGGCTAAATTCaaacagaaagaacaagaaagcTGCACAGAGCTCTAATGGAAAACCACACTCTTCCATACTTGAAGACTATATCAGAAGCAAGACTCTCACTTGCACCAATCCCACAACTTCTCCCATGTCCTCTGTCTCGAACAGAGCACTACTACTCTTTGAAGACCTTTCATCAAACAGTTACGATGCAAACCTTGAATTCCTAGATCCCTCTGATTCTATTGACACTGAGGTACTCTTCATGCAAAAGATGTTCAAAGAGAATCAGAATCAGGAATCATTTTTCAATGTTGAAGCTTCTAATCTTAACAAGATGACTTCAACCTCTCACTTGGCCTTTTGTCAAACAGATGGTGTTCATGATGTGACACAGTGTGGCTTTGTTTACCCCTTCCAATATCCAGATAACATGCACTTGGGTGATAATAATTTCCTTCATAGAGAGACTGTTACCCAGCCTATGAACTACCTCCCTTCAGATCTTTATGGCTCTCCCTTGTTCAATCTGTAG